The following coding sequences are from one Novosphingobium sp. Gsoil 351 window:
- a CDS encoding nuclear transport factor 2 family protein: MPDRKAVAEYQAEKAVVRAFHDALDNSTPANIEQALAQFVSPDWHWRGMHPFHEQYGPEAVARVFWTPLRNALRPLQRRPDIFIAGRNAIDGGDSVWVTEMGHLMGLFERPWLGIRHTLRIVMLRYCEFNRVVDGKIVETAMFCDIPHLMMQAGQNPFPPQTGAMLVQPGPRTHTGLCYERQDPARGEATLAAIDAMLKNPGAKFHNKDEATRLARVWHDDMIWWGPAGIGATFTIERYVRQHSIPFDNALSAGYRFNGHIAKIAEGDFGGFFGWANLTLRNAGGYMGMTAGPAAADMRVIDMYRAQDGKLAENWIFIDILHYLAMQGLDVLKRMDAVQSGGG; encoded by the coding sequence ATGCCGGATAGGAAAGCGGTTGCGGAATACCAGGCCGAAAAGGCCGTCGTCCGCGCCTTCCACGATGCGCTCGACAACTCGACCCCCGCCAATATCGAGCAGGCCCTCGCCCAGTTTGTGTCGCCCGACTGGCACTGGCGCGGCATGCACCCGTTCCATGAGCAATACGGACCCGAAGCAGTCGCGCGTGTTTTCTGGACGCCGCTCAGGAACGCGCTCAGGCCGCTGCAGCGGCGACCCGACATCTTCATTGCCGGCCGCAATGCGATCGATGGCGGGGACAGCGTGTGGGTGACCGAGATGGGCCACCTGATGGGGCTGTTCGAGCGCCCGTGGCTCGGCATCCGGCATACTTTGCGCATCGTCATGCTGCGCTATTGCGAATTCAACCGCGTGGTCGACGGCAAGATCGTCGAGACCGCCATGTTCTGCGACATTCCGCACCTGATGATGCAGGCAGGGCAGAATCCGTTCCCGCCGCAGACCGGAGCGATGCTCGTCCAGCCTGGCCCGCGCACGCATACCGGGCTCTGCTACGAGCGACAGGACCCCGCACGGGGCGAGGCGACGCTGGCCGCGATCGATGCGATGCTCAAAAACCCCGGCGCCAAATTCCACAACAAGGACGAGGCCACCCGCCTTGCCCGGGTCTGGCATGACGACATGATCTGGTGGGGCCCGGCGGGGATCGGGGCGACGTTCACCATCGAGCGATACGTTCGCCAGCACAGTATCCCGTTCGACAACGCCTTATCCGCCGGATACCGTTTCAACGGCCATATCGCCAAGATCGCCGAGGGTGACTTCGGCGGGTTCTTCGGCTGGGCCAACCTGACCTTGCGCAACGCGGGCGGCTACATGGGCATGACAGCCGGCCCTGCGGCGGCCGACATGCGCGTGATCGACATGTACCGCGCCCAGGACGGAAAACTGGCCGAGAACTGGATATTCATCGACATCCTGCATTACCTGGCGATGCAGGGCCTCGATGTGCTCAAGCGCATGGATGCGGTGCAGTCGGGGGGCGGCTGA
- a CDS encoding ester cyclase, whose protein sequence is MAHPQFDLPFNLPERPRVRRIRKASPAELTGRTQSLAGFEDRFTDIVDYIVRITDEIWQDRAVGYIRDTYDANCVVYSSYGVTRGAEAVVRNTIAGLAGAPDGDTNHLNVAWSGDEALGFYTAHLGYGFATNLAPSDYGPATGRRYSLRFAADCISAANKIHTEWLVRDNGAMVRQVGLDLDEAAQRVALKPAAEPYLISAPVPGASPPPLADAGEIESWARSLFERVWNARRLDRLAEFYAPHAIVHSASGRSAHGLAAISDLTLSVLAAIPDGEMSVNHVCWADETDGVIVAVRWVLTGTSARGGVLGNQLPVGRPVFMMGSSHLRLDGPRIVEEWTVFDEVAVMAMAYRG, encoded by the coding sequence ATGGCCCATCCGCAATTCGATCTGCCGTTCAACCTGCCCGAAAGGCCGCGCGTTCGGCGCATCAGGAAGGCCTCGCCCGCCGAGCTCACGGGTCGAACCCAATCCTTGGCGGGCTTCGAAGACCGCTTCACCGACATCGTCGATTACATTGTGCGGATTACCGACGAAATCTGGCAGGACCGCGCGGTCGGATACATCCGCGACACGTACGACGCCAACTGCGTGGTCTATTCGAGCTATGGCGTGACCCGCGGCGCCGAGGCGGTCGTCCGCAACACGATCGCGGGCCTGGCTGGCGCGCCGGACGGCGACACGAACCATCTCAACGTCGCCTGGAGCGGCGACGAAGCGCTGGGCTTCTACACCGCGCACCTGGGCTACGGGTTCGCCACGAATCTTGCGCCCAGCGACTATGGTCCCGCCACCGGGCGGCGCTATTCGCTGCGCTTCGCCGCGGACTGCATCAGCGCCGCAAACAAGATCCACACCGAATGGCTGGTGCGGGACAATGGCGCGATGGTGCGGCAGGTCGGTCTGGATCTCGACGAGGCGGCGCAACGGGTGGCGCTCAAGCCTGCCGCCGAGCCGTATCTGATCAGCGCCCCGGTTCCGGGCGCTTCGCCGCCGCCTCTTGCCGATGCGGGCGAGATCGAGAGCTGGGCGCGGTCATTGTTCGAGCGCGTCTGGAACGCTCGCCGCCTTGACCGCCTGGCCGAGTTCTACGCTCCGCACGCGATCGTCCATTCGGCGAGCGGGCGTAGCGCGCATGGGCTCGCAGCGATTTCCGACCTCACCCTGAGCGTGCTTGCCGCCATCCCCGACGGCGAGATGAGCGTCAATCACGTCTGCTGGGCTGACGAGACCGACGGCGTCATTGTCGCAGTGCGATGGGTCCTGACGGGAACGTCCGCGCGGGGAGGCGTGCTTGGCAACCAGCTGCCGGTAGGGCGGCCGGTGTTCATGATGGGCAGTTCGCATCTCCGGCTCGATGGGCCGCGCATCGTCGAGGAATGGACGGTGTTCGACGAGGTTGCGGTGATGGCGATGGCCTATCGCGGATGA
- a CDS encoding histone deacetylase family protein codes for MRKFYHDGQAGHDPVSEMHNGSMVPYREHSGRIASVLEAIGETDQPADLGLAPIAAVHTDEYLDFLRSAHDLWLAAGRRGDALAYAWPVVRRRPLSLQRIDALLGRFSFDATTPISATTWPAAYASAQTALATGGAVLAGARAAFGLCRPPGHHAGADYLGGYCYLNVAAVTAQLLLTSGCGRIAILDIDYHHGNGTQDIFWERGDVFYASLHADPATDYPFFWGHADEIGQGAGRGATLNLPLPRGTALTEYRPALAAALGAIARFSPDCLVVSFGADTFTGDPICGFELATGDYARIGADIGRCGIPTAILLEGGYAVAELGDNVTAFPSGFA; via the coding sequence ATGCGCAAGTTCTATCACGACGGACAGGCCGGGCACGATCCGGTCAGCGAGATGCACAACGGCAGCATGGTCCCGTACCGCGAGCACAGCGGCCGCATCGCCAGCGTGCTCGAGGCAATCGGCGAGACCGACCAACCCGCGGATTTGGGACTCGCGCCGATCGCCGCAGTCCACACGGACGAGTATCTCGACTTTCTTCGGTCGGCGCATGACCTCTGGCTTGCTGCCGGGCGTCGCGGCGACGCCTTGGCGTACGCCTGGCCGGTGGTCCGGCGGCGGCCGCTTTCCCTCCAACGGATCGACGCCTTGCTGGGCCGCTTCAGCTTCGACGCGACGACCCCGATTTCCGCTACGACCTGGCCCGCCGCCTATGCCAGCGCGCAAACCGCGCTGGCGACGGGCGGAGCGGTTCTTGCAGGCGCGCGCGCGGCTTTCGGCTTGTGTCGCCCGCCCGGCCATCATGCCGGGGCCGATTACCTGGGCGGGTATTGCTACCTGAACGTGGCCGCGGTCACTGCGCAGCTTCTTCTCACGAGTGGCTGCGGACGCATCGCCATCCTGGACATCGACTATCATCACGGCAACGGGACGCAGGACATCTTCTGGGAGCGTGGCGACGTTTTCTACGCCTCGCTTCATGCCGATCCCGCAACCGACTACCCCTTCTTCTGGGGCCACGCCGACGAGATCGGCCAGGGGGCGGGTCGCGGCGCCACACTGAATCTCCCGCTGCCGCGAGGGACCGCCCTGACCGAGTACCGGCCGGCGCTTGCCGCTGCGCTTGGAGCCATCGCACGCTTCTCGCCGGATTGCCTCGTGGTCAGCTTCGGCGCCGACACCTTCACCGGTGATCCCATCTGCGGGTTCGAACTCGCAACGGGGGACTACGCCAGGATCGGCGCGGACATAGGCCGCTGCGGCATCCCAACCGCCATCCTCCTCGAAGGTGGCTATGCCGTCGCCGAGCTCGGCGACAACGTCACCGCTTTCCCTTCCGGCTTTGCCTGA
- a CDS encoding SMP-30/gluconolactonase/LRE family protein, translated as MRLPHGTPEGYRSGSIQRVDIAAGTVEQLYASAGEVPLKGPNDIVFDSHGGFWFTDNGKGTTRQRSVTGVFYAKMDGSSCREVIFPLDNPNGVGLSPDGRTLYVSETPPARLWAFDIVAPGEVALTPGLRGMSGRFVHATAGVAAYDSLAVEAGGNICVATIGHAGITVVTPDGELVEHVPTDDPFTTNIAFGGPELRMAYVTLGGTGRLVRRPWPRPGLALVA; from the coding sequence ATGCGCCTGCCCCACGGCACGCCCGAAGGCTACCGCAGCGGTTCGATCCAACGCGTGGATATCGCTGCCGGCACCGTCGAGCAACTCTATGCGTCGGCCGGCGAGGTTCCGCTCAAGGGGCCCAACGACATCGTTTTCGACAGCCACGGCGGCTTCTGGTTTACCGACAACGGTAAAGGCACCACGCGGCAGCGCAGCGTGACCGGTGTGTTCTATGCGAAAATGGACGGCAGCTCATGCCGCGAAGTGATCTTTCCGCTCGACAACCCGAACGGGGTCGGACTTTCGCCGGACGGCCGCACGCTCTACGTCAGCGAGACGCCTCCGGCGCGTCTTTGGGCATTCGATATCGTGGCACCGGGGGAAGTCGCCCTGACACCCGGCCTGCGAGGAATGAGTGGGCGCTTCGTTCATGCCACTGCCGGGGTCGCTGCTTACGATAGCCTTGCGGTGGAGGCGGGCGGAAACATCTGCGTCGCCACGATCGGCCATGCCGGAATCACGGTGGTGACGCCGGATGGCGAACTGGTCGAGCACGTCCCGACCGACGACCCGTTCACCACCAACATCGCCTTCGGTGGCCCTGAGCTTCGGATGGCTTACGTCACGCTGGGTGGCACGGGGCGCCTGGTCAGGCGACCGTGGCCGCGCCCTGGCCTGGCGCTGGTTGCGTAG
- a CDS encoding TonB-dependent receptor, whose amino-acid sequence MAVQRSKAFWRNAPIITEVLLGALSLGWAAPGLAQPAATGADANEEANASGEIIVTAQRREESLLEVPISIVAIGNKELGNRDITEASRLESIAPGLQIGRSGADPRPAIRGIYTESIQGNSDPRVGVYIDEIYQSRTSQLSVPFVDLARVEVQKGPQGTLYGRNSFGGNIALVTNKPNFDRVEGGVDLLAGNYRRLMADGYVNLPIAPGLAARFAGAVEKRDGYIKSLTTPLADYDDKGQHYLRGALRWSPPSMDDRLEIILRGSYWNEDDAGGNTFNAKAIGQFIDPKLVVAPGGTLTVGNATFTFPQGFNGRSFTGQFVPYSTFRDGIPDINGADIGILIPGPYKAFNDAIGFNKIKSYQGSLNMGLELGPVKLRSITGYTDFRANRGGDNDGTSAPFGIGYFITENKSFTQELQLLSNTKDSPLQYVIGAYYLDDKVPDMFLGVRNRTYSTASALANGQVPLYFGSNFTTLPSVPPFSNALITAPASDAYNPLSFQHTKAYAGYGQLSYTVADRLTLTGGLRYTVDKKDFASALGNRFAPAGTYLVFAPTTNFNHTCNGFTAADPSSTAPAQTVAEALITRCGKKTFKYFTYRGAVDYKLNDDTLLYASYSTGKHSGGFSYSVIPGTPDNSLPPYGTESVTAYEAGLKASLFDRRVQLTLAGFYNVYKDLQVQTSFANPNVPNSVITVAGNGARTKAPGIDFEVVARPADRLRINFSANYLHARDDPFPVAVTNNGVCDIVAPGGTCTTRPEVRLGFSGGILPNPVSNPEFFVPVLGPNGQQLVVGGVPQFLALGYNKKTRVQNQADIQLRGGVAYDIDLGSAGTLTPEVQTYFNGGYILSRTLVNFKQKSYTKTELRLTWTNAEDNLSLQAFVENLENEAVIGRATIASGGAFSGTFAPPRTYGMKLSFRY is encoded by the coding sequence ATGGCGGTCCAGCGTTCGAAGGCATTCTGGCGCAATGCGCCGATCATCACTGAGGTTCTGCTCGGCGCGCTGTCGCTTGGGTGGGCCGCGCCGGGTCTCGCGCAGCCGGCCGCGACGGGCGCGGACGCCAACGAGGAAGCCAACGCAAGCGGCGAGATCATCGTCACCGCCCAGCGGCGCGAAGAATCGCTGCTGGAAGTCCCGATTTCCATCGTCGCAATCGGCAACAAGGAACTCGGCAATCGCGACATTACCGAGGCGTCCCGTCTCGAGTCCATCGCCCCGGGGCTGCAGATCGGCCGCTCGGGCGCCGACCCGAGGCCCGCCATTCGCGGCATCTACACCGAATCGATCCAGGGCAACTCGGACCCTCGTGTCGGCGTTTACATCGACGAAATCTATCAGTCGCGCACCTCGCAGCTAAGCGTTCCGTTCGTCGACCTTGCGCGGGTCGAAGTGCAGAAAGGCCCCCAGGGCACGCTGTACGGCCGCAACAGCTTCGGCGGCAACATCGCTCTGGTTACCAACAAGCCGAACTTCGATCGGGTCGAAGGCGGCGTCGATTTGCTTGCCGGCAACTACCGGCGGCTGATGGCGGACGGTTACGTCAACCTGCCGATCGCACCAGGTCTGGCCGCACGATTTGCCGGAGCGGTCGAGAAGCGCGACGGTTACATCAAGAGCCTGACCACGCCTCTCGCCGACTACGACGACAAGGGTCAGCATTACCTTCGTGGCGCGTTGCGCTGGTCGCCGCCGAGCATGGACGATCGCCTTGAGATCATCCTGAGGGGTTCGTACTGGAACGAGGACGACGCCGGGGGGAACACCTTCAACGCGAAGGCGATCGGACAGTTCATCGACCCGAAGCTGGTCGTCGCCCCCGGCGGCACGCTGACGGTGGGCAACGCGACCTTTACCTTCCCGCAAGGCTTCAACGGACGTTCGTTTACCGGTCAGTTCGTGCCCTATTCGACGTTTCGCGACGGGATTCCCGACATCAACGGAGCGGACATCGGAATCCTGATTCCCGGGCCTTACAAGGCGTTCAATGACGCGATCGGGTTCAACAAGATCAAGTCCTACCAGGGCTCGTTGAACATGGGGCTCGAGCTTGGCCCTGTTAAGCTGCGCTCGATCACGGGGTACACCGATTTCCGCGCCAATCGCGGTGGTGACAACGATGGCACCTCGGCCCCATTCGGGATCGGGTACTTCATCACCGAGAACAAGTCGTTCACGCAGGAACTCCAGCTGCTGTCCAACACCAAGGACAGCCCGCTGCAGTACGTGATCGGCGCCTACTATCTCGATGACAAAGTCCCGGACATGTTCCTTGGCGTGCGGAACCGCACGTATTCGACCGCCAGCGCCCTGGCGAACGGCCAGGTGCCGCTTTACTTCGGCAGCAACTTCACGACGCTCCCGAGCGTGCCGCCGTTCTCCAACGCCCTTATCACCGCGCCGGCGAGCGACGCCTACAACCCGCTCTCGTTCCAGCACACCAAGGCCTACGCCGGTTACGGACAGCTCTCCTACACCGTGGCCGACAGGCTGACGCTTACCGGCGGCTTGCGCTATACGGTGGACAAGAAGGACTTCGCATCGGCGCTTGGCAACCGCTTCGCTCCGGCGGGAACTTATCTGGTCTTTGCGCCGACGACCAACTTCAACCACACATGCAACGGCTTCACGGCGGCGGACCCATCGTCAACCGCGCCGGCGCAGACCGTTGCCGAAGCGCTCATCACCCGCTGCGGCAAGAAGACTTTCAAGTATTTCACCTATCGCGGAGCGGTCGATTACAAGCTCAACGACGACACCCTGCTCTACGCCAGCTATTCGACCGGCAAGCACTCGGGTGGGTTCAGCTACAGCGTCATCCCGGGAACGCCCGACAACTCGCTCCCGCCCTACGGCACCGAAAGCGTTACCGCGTACGAGGCGGGGCTCAAGGCGTCGTTGTTTGACCGCCGGGTCCAGCTGACGCTCGCCGGATTCTACAACGTCTACAAAGATCTCCAGGTGCAAACGAGCTTCGCCAACCCGAACGTTCCCAACAGCGTCATTACCGTCGCCGGCAACGGAGCGCGGACCAAGGCACCCGGCATTGATTTCGAAGTGGTCGCCCGGCCGGCCGACCGACTGCGGATCAACTTCTCCGCCAACTATCTGCACGCGCGCGACGATCCGTTCCCCGTGGCGGTGACCAACAACGGCGTGTGCGACATCGTTGCGCCGGGCGGGACCTGCACCACGCGTCCGGAAGTGCGGCTTGGCTTTTCCGGGGGCATCCTCCCCAATCCGGTCAGCAATCCGGAGTTCTTCGTTCCGGTGCTCGGACCGAACGGTCAGCAGCTCGTCGTGGGAGGCGTGCCGCAGTTTCTCGCGCTGGGTTACAACAAGAAGACGAGGGTACAAAACCAGGCCGATATCCAGCTTCGCGGAGGAGTCGCCTACGATATCGATCTGGGTAGCGCCGGCACCCTCACCCCCGAGGTGCAGACTTACTTCAACGGCGGCTATATCCTCTCTCGGACCCTGGTGAATTTCAAGCAGAAGTCCTACACCAAGACCGAGCTTCGCCTGACCTGGACCAACGCGGAGGATAACCTCTCACTCCAGGCCTTCGTCGAAAACCTCGAGAACGAAGCCGTCATCGGCCGCGCGACGATTGCCAGCGGTGGTGCGTTCAGTGGCACCTTCGCGCCGCCGCGGACCTACGGAATGAAGCTCAGCTTCCGGTACTGA
- a CDS encoding TonB-dependent receptor, whose protein sequence is MTSTAIPAFAQTAGAEVESDAGAPIIVTAQRREENLQDVPASVVALTTDKLEALQVRNFVDYMAYLPSASFTTGSTGVPGNSSISFRGISTGGGLVTSGTLPTVGSYLDDQPITSILGAVDIHVYDIARVEALAGPQGTLYGASSEAGTVRIITNKPNSSKVEGRADIEVNKIAHGDWGGQIEGFFNVPVVQDRAALRVVGWYEHTGGYIDNVLGSRTFPSSKITQSNAALVEDDHNPVDIYGLRAQLGIDLDDNWTVTPSVIAQKTNWDGSFQSDDDKVGELKVAHYYPEFGEDKWYQAGLTITGRISNFEVTYAGYYMDRRIDTQNDYSDYGYFYDLVAGSGTGVVNNAGQLIDPSQINVNRFRLHKLSQELRIATPQQARFRAIAGLFYQRQFQRDENDYLTPGFADRLSVPGRPGQVWLTLEDRVDRDYAAFAQADFDVTDKLLLTGGVRAYKFDNTLEGFFGVNTTYFGTGVRQCLGRAQGGGPFGLGPAVVPGSPCTNLGILNADGSVSPKRSKGDGFTYRANATYRFTPDNLVYATYSTGFRPGGINRAGAAVPFGADKLYNYEIGTKNSFDGGRLTVNAAAFIDDWKNVQVSFQPPGGSGVVLIGNVGKARSKGIEGDIAWRPAPGFSLTAAAAYVDAKLRTPFIISGKVTAPAGQRLPLTPKFKGNITGRYEWDTGPGRAHVQAAVAYIGQRNPVITTSDLIKTGVLPDYTTLDASIGYAWGDWDAELYGRNLTDARGQQSRAARCNINYCGPSTQDPVGEIYRIYIQPLTIGLRLGRKF, encoded by the coding sequence ATGACTTCGACTGCAATTCCTGCATTCGCCCAGACCGCGGGCGCCGAGGTTGAGAGCGACGCGGGGGCGCCGATTATCGTCACCGCCCAGCGCCGCGAGGAAAACCTTCAAGACGTTCCGGCGAGCGTGGTCGCGCTCACCACCGACAAGCTCGAGGCGCTGCAGGTGCGCAACTTCGTCGACTATATGGCTTACCTGCCAAGCGCGAGTTTCACCACTGGCAGCACCGGCGTTCCCGGCAACAGCTCGATCTCCTTCCGCGGCATTTCGACCGGCGGCGGTCTGGTAACGTCCGGTACGTTGCCGACCGTCGGCTCGTACCTCGACGATCAACCGATCACCTCGATCCTCGGGGCGGTGGATATCCACGTCTATGACATCGCCCGAGTCGAAGCTCTCGCGGGTCCGCAAGGCACGCTGTACGGCGCTTCGAGTGAAGCTGGCACCGTCCGGATCATCACCAACAAGCCGAATTCGAGCAAAGTCGAGGGACGCGCGGACATCGAGGTCAACAAGATCGCCCACGGCGATTGGGGTGGCCAGATCGAAGGCTTCTTCAACGTGCCAGTCGTGCAGGATCGCGCCGCGCTGCGAGTGGTGGGCTGGTATGAACACACCGGCGGCTACATCGACAACGTCTTGGGTTCGCGCACCTTTCCCAGCTCGAAAATCACGCAGAGCAACGCGGCGCTTGTCGAAGATGATCACAACCCGGTCGACATCTATGGGCTTCGCGCGCAGCTTGGCATCGACCTTGACGACAACTGGACCGTGACTCCGTCGGTCATCGCGCAAAAGACCAACTGGGACGGCAGCTTCCAATCGGACGACGACAAGGTCGGCGAGCTCAAGGTCGCGCACTACTATCCTGAATTCGGCGAGGACAAGTGGTACCAGGCCGGTCTCACGATCACCGGCCGCATCTCGAATTTCGAGGTGACCTACGCCGGGTACTATATGGATCGAAGAATCGACACGCAGAACGACTATTCGGACTATGGCTATTTTTACGACCTGGTGGCCGGGTCTGGCACCGGCGTCGTCAACAACGCCGGTCAGTTGATCGATCCCTCGCAGATCAACGTCAACCGCTTCCGCCTGCACAAACTCAGCCAGGAATTGCGCATCGCCACCCCGCAGCAGGCGCGCTTCCGGGCAATCGCCGGGCTGTTCTACCAGCGCCAGTTCCAGCGTGACGAGAACGACTACCTGACGCCCGGCTTCGCGGACCGCCTGTCGGTGCCGGGGCGGCCGGGCCAGGTCTGGTTGACGCTCGAGGACCGTGTCGACCGCGATTACGCGGCTTTCGCTCAAGCCGATTTCGACGTCACCGACAAACTGCTCCTGACCGGGGGCGTCCGCGCCTACAAGTTCGACAATACGCTGGAAGGGTTCTTCGGGGTCAACACCACGTATTTTGGCACCGGCGTGCGCCAATGCCTGGGACGGGCGCAGGGCGGGGGGCCGTTTGGACTGGGCCCCGCCGTGGTGCCGGGAAGCCCGTGCACGAACCTGGGCATTCTCAATGCGGATGGGTCGGTTTCGCCCAAGCGATCGAAGGGGGACGGCTTTACGTACCGCGCGAACGCGACGTATCGCTTCACGCCCGACAACCTCGTTTACGCAACCTACTCAACCGGCTTCCGTCCGGGCGGGATCAATCGCGCGGGCGCAGCGGTTCCGTTCGGCGCCGACAAGCTCTACAATTATGAGATCGGAACGAAGAACAGCTTTGACGGCGGGCGGCTAACCGTCAACGCGGCGGCGTTCATCGACGACTGGAAGAACGTGCAAGTCAGCTTTCAGCCGCCCGGTGGCAGCGGAGTGGTCTTGATCGGCAACGTCGGAAAGGCGCGCTCCAAGGGCATCGAGGGAGACATCGCCTGGCGCCCGGCGCCAGGGTTCTCGCTGACTGCGGCCGCCGCCTATGTAGACGCCAAGCTGAGAACCCCGTTCATTATCTCCGGCAAGGTGACCGCGCCTGCCGGTCAGCGCCTTCCGCTTACTCCCAAGTTCAAGGGCAACATTACCGGGCGCTACGAGTGGGACACGGGCCCAGGCCGGGCTCACGTCCAGGCCGCGGTGGCCTATATCGGGCAACGCAATCCGGTGATCACCACCAGCGATCTGATCAAGACCGGGGTACTGCCCGACTATACCACGCTCGATGCCTCGATCGGGTATGCGTGGGGCGACTGGGACGCCGAGCTTTACGGACGCAACCTCACCGATGCTCGCGGGCAGCAGAGCCGGGCGGCTCGGTGCAACATCAATTATTGCGGGCCCAGCACCCAGGACCCGGTCGGCGAGATCTACCGGATCTATATTCAGCCGCTGACCATAGGCTTGCGCCTGGGCCGCAAGTTCTAG
- a CDS encoding sulfotransferase — protein MTLAARLAAAQRDPELVAAAAAMASDRLDVAERGLKGVLRARPTEVAAIRMLAEVAARLGRYRDAEALLARALELAPDFHTARANYVTVLHRQSKFADALAHAERLIAAEPADLGHLALKAAVLVRTGEYDAALDAYDRILAAFPDNAPIWVSRGHVLKTVGRQNESVAAYRRAIAIQPSFGDAWWSLANLKVSGFDDHDMTRMHAALAAAANSADRYHLHFALGKALEDRGDYAASFENYAAGNRMRRAELPYRAERTSAHVAASRDRFTAEAFARAGAGGHPADDPIFIVGLPRAGSTLLEQILASHSQVEGTMELPDIGTIAADLGGRDADGTLDDADAGYIPHLLGLTPAQRRELGARYLAGTGIQRKTGRPRFIDKMPNNFAHIGLIHQILPNATIIDARRHPMANGFSAFKQHFSRGQGFTYDLRDIGLYWRDYAAVMAHYEAVLPGRVLLVRHERLIADPEREIRRLLDHCRLPFEPGCLTPHRNSRPVRTASSEQVRRPIAKAPDEAWRHYAQWLGPLREALAGADVEYERALTQIA, from the coding sequence ATGACGCTGGCCGCGCGCCTTGCCGCGGCTCAGCGCGATCCCGAGCTCGTCGCTGCCGCGGCGGCGATGGCGAGCGATCGGCTCGACGTGGCCGAGCGCGGCCTCAAAGGCGTGCTTCGTGCCCGGCCGACCGAGGTTGCGGCAATCCGCATGCTGGCCGAGGTCGCCGCGCGGCTCGGCCGTTACCGCGACGCCGAAGCGCTTCTCGCGCGAGCGCTCGAGCTTGCCCCCGACTTTCATACAGCGCGGGCGAACTACGTCACCGTCCTCCACCGGCAGAGCAAATTCGCCGACGCGCTCGCCCACGCCGAGCGCCTCATAGCGGCTGAGCCCGCCGATCTGGGCCACCTCGCACTCAAGGCCGCGGTGCTGGTCAGGACCGGCGAGTACGATGCGGCGCTGGACGCGTACGACCGTATCCTGGCAGCGTTCCCCGACAATGCACCGATCTGGGTAAGCCGTGGACACGTTCTCAAAACCGTCGGCCGCCAGAACGAGAGTGTCGCCGCCTACCGGCGCGCGATTGCGATCCAGCCCTCGTTCGGCGACGCCTGGTGGAGTCTGGCCAACCTCAAGGTTTCCGGGTTCGACGATCACGACATGACCCGGATGCACGCCGCCCTCGCCGCCGCGGCGAACAGTGCGGATCGCTATCATCTCCATTTCGCGCTGGGCAAAGCGCTAGAGGATCGCGGCGATTATGCCGCGTCGTTCGAGAACTACGCGGCGGGCAACCGAATGCGCCGCGCGGAGCTGCCCTATCGCGCCGAACGCACGAGTGCGCATGTCGCCGCGTCGCGCGATCGGTTCACGGCGGAAGCGTTCGCCCGCGCTGGCGCTGGAGGACATCCGGCGGACGATCCGATCTTCATCGTCGGGCTGCCCCGCGCCGGTTCGACGCTCCTTGAGCAGATCCTCGCGTCGCACAGCCAGGTCGAAGGAACGATGGAGTTGCCGGACATCGGGACGATCGCCGCCGACCTGGGCGGACGGGACGCCGACGGCACGCTGGACGACGCGGACGCGGGCTACATTCCGCACCTGCTTGGATTGACCCCGGCCCAGCGGCGCGAGCTTGGCGCGCGCTATCTTGCGGGGACCGGCATTCAACGGAAGACCGGGCGGCCGCGCTTTATCGACAAGATGCCGAACAATTTCGCCCACATCGGTCTGATCCATCAAATCCTGCCGAATGCGACGATCATCGACGCGCGCCGGCACCCGATGGCCAACGGTTTCTCTGCGTTCAAGCAGCACTTTTCGCGCGGACAGGGCTTCACTTACGACCTGCGCGACATCGGGCTTTATTGGCGAGACTACGCCGCCGTGATGGCCCACTACGAAGCCGTCCTGCCGGGCAGGGTGCTGCTGGTGCGGCACGAGCGGCTGATCGCCGATCCGGAAAGGGAGATCAGGCGCCTTCTCGACCATTGCAGGTTGCCGTTCGAGCCCGGCTGTTTGACGCCGCACCGCAATTCCCGACCGGTCCGAACCGCGAGTTCGGAGCAGGTCCGCCGCCCCATCGCCAAAGCACCCGACGAGGCATGGCGGCACTACGCGCAGTGGCTTGGTCCGCTGCGGGAAGCACTGGCCGGAGCGGATGTCGAGTATGAGAGGGCATTGACGCAGATTGCGTGA